Proteins encoded in a region of the Nitrospirota bacterium genome:
- a CDS encoding glycosyltransferase family 4 protein encodes MISEANHSASRPSEGQRPRKYNLLIVVSNLWIGGTEVVIQNLCHTLDRSLFNVSVCHLKERGNIGDDLHRAGVDIVGVPSSKFFKRANYFSFLELLKVIRSKEIDIIHSHTTYSLTDSALSKLFCPSVKLVHTFHFGNYPHDDKRRMLMERIFSKVADCLVAVGDHQRKTIEQAYGVSSTKMRKIWNGVTLSDGGEAFDLQSVIGTEKRLVVGTIATLYEQKGITFLLDVAARLKSQGEKVAFIVAGEGPLRKELEQKCERLGLSDTVYLIGWVKDAAARLIPKLDVFFQPSLWEAMSVVVLEAMAAGKPIVVTRVGENPLVIGHDRDGLLVDPRNIDQMVSALSRLIHEPGLGARLGDEAKKTFYQSFTADRMARDYERLYLEVLG; translated from the coding sequence ATGATATCCGAGGCAAACCATTCCGCCAGTCGTCCGTCTGAAGGACAGCGCCCGAGAAAGTACAATCTCTTGATTGTCGTCTCTAACCTTTGGATTGGGGGGACCGAGGTCGTCATCCAAAATCTTTGTCATACCCTCGATCGCAGTTTATTCAATGTCAGTGTGTGTCATCTCAAGGAGCGTGGCAATATTGGAGATGATCTACATCGCGCAGGTGTGGACATCGTCGGGGTTCCTTCCTCAAAATTTTTCAAGAGAGCCAACTATTTTTCTTTTCTCGAGCTCTTGAAGGTCATCCGTAGTAAGGAAATTGACATCATCCATTCTCATACGACCTATTCTCTCACCGACTCCGCACTCAGCAAGCTATTTTGTCCGAGCGTCAAATTAGTGCATACGTTTCATTTTGGAAACTATCCTCATGATGACAAACGGCGGATGTTAATGGAGCGGATTTTTTCCAAGGTTGCGGATTGTTTAGTCGCAGTCGGCGATCATCAGCGGAAAACGATCGAGCAGGCCTACGGTGTGTCTTCGACCAAGATGAGGAAAATATGGAATGGTGTCACCCTGTCAGATGGGGGAGAAGCGTTTGACCTCCAGTCCGTCATCGGGACGGAGAAGCGGTTGGTGGTGGGAACGATTGCCACGCTGTATGAACAAAAAGGCATTACATTTTTGTTGGATGTCGCGGCCCGGCTAAAGAGTCAGGGGGAGAAGGTGGCGTTTATTGTGGCCGGTGAAGGGCCTCTTCGAAAAGAGCTTGAGCAAAAGTGCGAACGACTTGGTTTATCCGATACCGTGTATTTGATCGGTTGGGTCAAAGACGCGGCAGCGCGGTTAATCCCCAAACTTGACGTCTTCTTTCAGCCGTCTCTTTGGGAGGCCATGTCAGTGGTTGTGTTGGAAGCGATGGCCGCAGGGAAGCCAATCGTCGTCACTCGTGTCGGGGAGAACCCGCTGGTGATTGGCCATGATCGAGACGGCCTTCTTGTCGATCCCAGAAATATTGATCAGATGGTGAGTGCCCTGTCGCGGTTGATTCATGAGCCAGGGTTGGGAGCTCGACTCGGGGACGAAGCCAAGAAAACATTTTATCAGTCCTTTACTGCGGACCGGATGGCACGGGATTATGAACGGCTCTATTTGGAGGTTTTGGGGTGA